One SAR324 cluster bacterium DNA window includes the following coding sequences:
- a CDS encoding HNH endonuclease, with product MKKLENWFEPADEEHIQKERRKAQEIRKSQWWKNRRASNQCYYCEQSLPAKELTMDHLIPLTRGGFTTKSNLVPSCKSCNTQKSYLLPLEWEEYLQQLKK from the coding sequence TTGAAAAAATTAGAGAATTGGTTTGAGCCTGCGGACGAAGAACATATTCAAAAAGAAAGAAGAAAAGCACAGGAAATTCGCAAATCACAGTGGTGGAAAAATCGTCGTGCATCCAACCAATGCTACTATTGTGAGCAATCCCTTCCAGCAAAGGAGTTGACAATGGATCACCTGATTCCACTCACTCGTGGAGGATTTACAACTAAGTCAAATCTCGTTCCCAGTTGCAAAAGCTGCAATACCCAGAAAAGCTATTTACTTCCACTTGAATGGGAGGAATACCTGCAGCAATTAAAAAAATAA
- a CDS encoding zinc ribbon domain-containing protein: MKCLNCSRNNPDEAIYCQNCGTYITERSSSDLLDLLRSLVLALIFTSVFHLIFPLPQIKSHYIHDLLDGRISEIIFGLSCWALLLVFFKWRHHRLQLKTYLAFRQKELTDSLSEGIFVKDVEKRIE, encoded by the coding sequence ATGAAATGTTTGAACTGTTCCCGGAACAACCCTGATGAAGCGATCTATTGCCAAAATTGTGGGACTTACATAACCGAACGCTCCTCCTCAGATCTGCTAGATCTTCTAAGATCTCTGGTGCTTGCACTAATTTTTACCTCTGTTTTCCATCTTATTTTTCCTCTTCCTCAAATTAAAAGTCACTATATTCATGACCTTCTGGATGGCCGTATATCAGAAATAATATTCGGCCTGAGTTGTTGGGCCTTATTGCTTGTTTTCTTCAAATGGAGACATCATCGACTCCAACTCAAAACTTACCTGGCATTTCGCCAGAAAGAATTAACTGATTCCCTATCTGAGGGGATATTTGTCAAGGATGTTGAAAAAAGAATTGAG